Part of the Mya arenaria isolate MELC-2E11 chromosome 8, ASM2691426v1 genome, CCGACTCACAGTCAGTCTTTAAGGTATTCAGCACCTTCTCATCATCGATCTTCACTTTCCGGATGTTGTCGAGCAACTCCTTCTCGCGGCGGTCCAGGTAGGTGTTGATTTCTGCCCGGAACTTCCTCAATCTAGCGATCTCATGCTTCGATTGGTTTTCGACCTCGTCTAAAAGCTCACTGACATTACTTATGGACCCAGATAGAAAATCATCAGTTCGTTTAATCGATGGTCCCAGCTCTTTGAATTCGTTGCCTATGACAAAATCTTTAGCAACGTCAGCAATGTAATCGACTTTACAACTGCGGTGGTCGAGTACGACACAGTCACCACAGCCAAGGTCGCCGTGGGTCGGGCAGTAAAACTTGATCATCTCCTTCGGATGctttttacaatattcagtATCGCCGATGTCGGACTGCTTGGTGGACGGGTAGAAGGACGGCATCTTGTCTTTTGACAACATAATGTGGTTCCTGGACACCTTGAACCTCTTATGGGCCTCGATACAGGGATCGCACATGTATTCCTCACATGTCTGACAGAATCCCTTGGCTACAGCGCGTTTCCCGCCCTCTCCACACGGCTGACAGTAGACAGTTGCGTCTGCGGAGCCCTtgtcaaggtcagggtcacgTCTCTTTCCGGAAACCTCCATCTCTGAAAAGTTATTAAATAGAGAGCTTAATTACTTATTTTCTTTTAGTGGCGGATCTACCGGGGGGCACAGAGTTGAACCTAATTATCGAGTAAAATTTAGTGTACGTCACGAAAAAGTCTCTTGAAAATGACATCGGGGCCCGAACATTCGATAATGAAAAATCGGCGCCGCATTTTACATAAACAGCTGATCAAAAGTAGACAAATATGGCTGCAGTTATACGcgtaagtttactgttttcagaatatatcatataccagaaatataagttgttttaaactgttaacatgtgcacattacatgttcgtcattgcttttaataatggCATTGTGTGTCAACAAGGTATGTGTGTGCATGACGTACaatttataaaagtttaaatttaaaacgttGCCGCCTTGAAACTTTCGATTTCGGCCTTTATTATCGtctagttttctagttatgctagagcatttgtaaattaatacagaataatttatttgaaactctttttggaatttgttgacaagttgtttttactttagttaacttaaatgacaatgacatcCGAAGTACCTACAGTTTCGTAGAGTGCAATCAATACACTGTAGGTTTATATAGCATTTATTATACGGCATATATAAATGTGTGTCTCAGGTGGGCTAGTGGTTAACGAGCCTGTTAATCCGTcgaccctggttcgattccccaAACCGGCAAGATATCgttgttgtattttgaaatgtttatcttagaaaaatacatgctatctttttaattcaattgatctGCCAAACTTCATTGACagtgaagacaaatgttaattcaatgtcattatatgattaaactaatgcattaaaagaatgaatatgtttataattagttgtgccccccatttagaaagtcctggatccgccactgtCTTTTCGATATTGATACCGATAAGCATGTACATTCTTAACTTAAGTTAAGAAGAATGAAGCATACGACACGCCAATCTGCAGGTTGGCATTGTCGCCGCTAAAAGTGCCAACTGAATACTGTCAGAGTATCGCTATATATACATACCAATAACAcagttacataaaaataaataaaaaaataagggtATTGAACTATGCACTAGTTAATTGCAACCGTGTTTATACCTTCCAGgtgtccccgcagtgccgggtgaatgcggtgattttgtctttgcaaaaatatagcggggattGGGCCtcacctagggtccctggggtgcgggggagTTTGGTGAGGATTTTACCATATGTTCGTCCCCgctacccggggttggctggaccgaaagtcaaaatccccgctattctccggacctggaggggccgtggttacaattggctggtgcattaCATTcttgtttattgatattttaatcttTTGAAAACGAAAGTAAGGATCAAAGTTCTCATTTCACATTTAGAATTACAAGTAATGTATCAAATGTGTTTGCtagtttaaaaacaagtttCGCATGTAGGCAATtctacaaatatacatgtaataccagtcaattgtaaccacgcccccccccccccccccccccagatccGAGGGTTTACCGGGGATAACCGGGGAAATAGGCCGTGTTTTAACCGTTCAgttggcctcgcagtgccgggtgaatgcgttggttttgtctttgctttaaatatagcggggaatgggccttacctagggttcctggggtgcggggggggCATTTGGCGTGGATTTTACCATCGTTCGTCCCGcggggcggggattttagccggggttggctggaacgaaagtcaaagtccccgctattcctcggacctggggggcgtggttacaattgactggtgcattataaagATTAAACACAAATGTTTACCTCGATCTTCGTTGATCTTCAAAACTGACTAACAAGGAAGTGATTTGATTCTAAGGCGGTGTACAATCGTGACAGAGGACATCAAGAACCATTTGATAAGGGAGAATACTTTTATAACTctcattaaaattgtttaattaataagcATCTCTAACCAGACATAAGCCATGAATACACAGCTCAACCAGCAAGTAAACAATCATGGGAAGTGGGAATATTTCAAGGTCCTGCCAGTGATATGtaacacataaaatacattataaataagtggccttttattcataaacaaaataagtgaccttttattcataaacattcttatattttgctatttaaatatttttaaaacgaaAGTAACGTTCAAAGCGcccattttacatgtataacacaaataatgttttaaagatctTTGCTGTTATAAAAGCAAGTTTGGCATAAAGGTTATTctacaaacaaacatgttataaaaatacacaaatatttaccTCGATTTTCGTTTATCCTCAAAACTTACAAACAAGGAAGTGAATTGCTTGTTTCTAAGACTAAGGGGTGTGGATTCGTGACAGGAGACATCACTGTAtcaaataccttttgataagggAGGTTACTCTTAAAACGCTCATTATTACAGCTGAAAAAGTATTTATCCAGTTATCTGCATCAAACCAAATGCTCACTGGAAATCCTATTTGTACAAG contains:
- the LOC128243871 gene encoding transcription intermediary factor 1-alpha-like isoform X1, encoding MEVSGKRRDPDLDKGSADATVYCQPCGEGGKRAVAKGFCQTCEEYMCDPCIEAHKRFKVSRNHIMLSKDKMPSFYPSTKQSDIGDTEYCKKHPKEMIKFYCPTHGDLGCGDCVVLDHRSCKVDYIADVAKDFVIGNEFKELGPSIKRTDDFLSGSISNVSELLDEVENQSKHEIARLRKFRAEINTYLDRREKELLDNIRKVKIDDEKVLNTLKTDCESAKSGLEAMKADLSSGDISVNQRYVAARRAEKDLRNILDKTKQMTGLIKARKYRFTKDEDTERLLGSNMGLGKLDVAGEFFPVPDLSTVTWKKGADINVKTSQDQATCWITGSAVLTSGLFLLADWNKQ
- the LOC128243871 gene encoding transcription intermediary factor 1-alpha-like isoform X2, yielding MEVSGKRRDPDLDKGSADATVYCQPCGEGGKRAVAKGFCQTCEEYMCDPCIEAHKRFKVSRNHIMLSKDKMPSFYPSTKQSDIGDTEYCKKHPKEMIKFYCPTHGDLGCGDCVVLDHRSCKVDYIADVAKDFVIGNEFKELGPSIKRTDDFLSGSISNVSELLDEVENQSKHEIARLRKFRAEINTYLDRREKELLDNIRKVKIDDEKVLNTLKTDCESAKSGLEAMKADLSSGDISVNQRYVAARRAEKDLRNILDKTKQMTGLIKARKYRFTKDEDTERLLGSNMGLGKLDVAGEFCKDSISSS